DNA from Homo sapiens chromosome 1, GRCh38.p14 Primary Assembly:
AAATTCCACTATGCCTGGTAGATCAACCAGAAGAGAAAAACTGCATATCATAATTTTAAGATGTAAGTCAGATAAATCAGTTTGGTAAAATCAGTTgggggaaacatttttttttctgattggctAACTGCTAGAGCAAAtagttttctattctttattcaGGAGATTTTCAAGATTTGCATTCATcgtttcttagaaaaataatgaaaaaattttcaTGAAGTTGTTTTTTCTTCCATAAGTTAGtgctgtcattattttattttctagtataaGGCCAACAATGCAAAAGAACAGATTTTATTAAGTCCCAGACTTTCTCTGAATCCACTAGTGATGACAAATTGTTAGCTAATAGTTTTATGCTGAGTTTAGTTAACTTTTAGAATGAGAAATGATTCTACAATCTTGATTTCAGTATGGATACTGCTTGCTGAGTGAATATTTATGACTCTGGGCCTTTCTATAAATAACTGTTTAAAGCTATAAACATTAAGTAATGAAGGCTTTGTTTCATCCTATAGAGTCCGCATATAATTCATGCTCCTTTCCTAGAACACTAGGTAGACTATTTCATAGTAGCTTGTCTCATGTTCTACTTATCATCTGATGATGGAGAAAGTGAAGTACACTTTGTTTCTAGATGTCCATTTTTTTtaagcttataaacaacagaaatgtatttcgcacagttctggaggttgggaagtcccaGCTCAAGGTGCCAGTACATTCTGTGTCTGGCGAGGGCCCTTTTCCTGCTTCATAGATGATTCCTTCTTGCTGCAGTGAATAGAGTAGCTCTTCTTCCTTCATGAGCATCCAACCTTTGATCATGTCATGGGAACTTTATCACACAGAGTACAACAAAGAATATAATCATAACTACTCTAACAAGTCAACAAGATGACATTTTGgattctgttttccaaagtattatatttctataaagcTTGACTTTTAAATACTCTGCAGTGGCTAAAGTGATCagataagtttttaaatttttttgtaaattattctTTAAGGAGAATAACACTAAAGAACTATTACATGTAAAACTTACCTTAATAGGGAAAtaattggttttattttgaaatgaacataagcataattttatatagttacatttttaaaataattttgctggTTGAAAAATTCATACACCTAAATTTggtaattattttaagatataaaagcttgttgtttcttattaaaagaagaaacgataagaaattaacattattttctgaAGAGAAGATCTCATCAGAGAGAATAATACTGACTACAAAGGTGAAATGACTCCATGAGTATGGAGACACGAATCAGAGATTCGGAGTTTGTAATGAATCTTAACTAATCATAGTTCTATTTATATAACACATctgctgttcttttttcttttatctctacaTATTGGAAACATACTGAAATACTATCATTATCTGAACTCGTAGATGTAAGTTTAGGTGCAAATAATAAGCATTGTGATTCAAGCGCCACaaataacacacaaacacaatcagACCATGAACATATTATTATTTGAGTGATATGAAAGCTTGTTAATGTTCTGGCCAATTCAGAAAATATCAGTTACGTAGTTCAGTTAGGATTAAGACTTTCTGAGCTTGGATTTCTCCAATGCTTTGATTATGTGCGtgatttaaaaatactcattatTTCCCTcgtaagatttattttctttgttggaGATTAAAAAAACAGTGAATAGAGTAGTTCTTATTTATTTCAGGCAAAAAACTgataataatttattaagaaaaaatgcttttaaactgTAAATGTTTAATgattatcacattttaaaattcatgtttccCCACTTCTAGTGACAATAATAATATCTGTGCTTGCTCTAGCAGCACATACACTATAAATTGGAAATCATGATAAAATCTTACATAGAAAACAATAAAGTGGTTTGCAAGTTTCATACCTCATGAATAAGCTGTGATCAGCCAAATTGTGAATGTATGTGGTACCATATAACATCATTTTAAACAAGTAATGATGATCCAGATATCTATTAGAGGCTATCTActtaaaatttcattcatttttaaaattaaagtgacTTTCTTTCCTCATACAAACTCAATATATGGAACACAGACTGGTTGTTTTTGTGGTGTGTGTACAATGACAAGTGAATCTCTTAAATTTTCCAACTCCCAGTAGCAAACCAGAGCTTATGTAAACTcgttaaaaaaagaataaaatattgcaaAAGGACCCAGAGTAGTCATTCAATCATGTTAACTTTTTGtaggcaaaaaaagaaatcattgttaAACCTTGACAGTTTCAAGATTGGGTTATTTAATTCTACAATTTTGACAGTGAGATATTTGAGGATGATGCTTTACTTGTGACATTTGAAATGAATTACACTTAAATGTTAGGATTTCTTTACATGATGCTTTATCTAAATCATTACATCCTTATCTTTCAAAGAAAATCATGGTACTATGTATGTGTGaaactaaacatttaaaacaatttgttttattatttattatagaatatactttttaaattgtaaaaccAACCTATATTAGTTTCCATAAAGCTGCCTTAGggaactatttttttaatatgtggaAAATACATCCAAACTCAATGAAATGTTTGATATATAGTTAGCTTATATGTTTCATAGAGTTATTAACATAAGTATTATTAAAGCTCTTCCCTTTTGGTTACATTATTTTTCCACATACAGTGAATCAAGGTAACAAGGGGTcgtttttccattttgttttctgaattggTTATTTACACTTTTGAAACCACAAAGACAACTCCCAAGTCTCCCCATATTTTATTTTGCACAAATCTTGCCAATAACTCCTCAGGGCTCATAATCTAAATCTAGAGGacattacagaattttttttttctaagagttttcaAATGTGCTTATTTTCAGGGTCCTGACATAAGGAATTTCATTATTGCAAgttgtatgtaaaatataaattaaatgctaGTACATTTAACTATGAAGAACAAAATTTCTTTAGTGTATAATAAATGAGTAGAGTCAACTCAAATCCAATATTTGGAATCCAGATGCACCTTGTGCAAGAAACTATATGGGTTGCATTCAGTGGAGTGAACAGAGTAACTCAGTTGTATGAAATCAGTTGTTGCATTCAATGTCAGTGGCCCAAAAAACTTGGGGTAAAATAAAGACTCTATGTCAGGTGTCTGGTTTggttttcattttagtttataaTGCTTATGTAAAGGGGTAAGCCAAGAAGATTATTCTTGACCACACTTGAAAATGGACTCAATTACTGAGGTTAAATTTCagtgtattttataaaaaatattactttcacAGAAGTGAAGAGATACAATAGCACAATGGTGGTTACAATGGTAGAAATACATACTGCCAATAAAATGTTAGCAAGAGATTTAAAAATGACTGTACAGCACCGCATCAGAGAATTGTGTTAACAGCAAAatgattaatattatttttcaatataaatgaaatccttacattttttaaagaaataaatgggaTAAAAGTGCTTTTTGTTCTCCTAATTCCTACCAAAATATTTCCTGATATGGAGCAAAAGACAGTAAAAaatgacagttttaaaaaaaaagacattcgtGCATTTAAGCCACCATTAGTCTCTGACTCTAATATAAGGCAGATCATTAATCTCTTGCAAAACTATGACTTTAGCcacttaaactctttttttttttagtgcttttCATGACAAGGACATGATAGGCCTTGTAAATTTAGAAGTTAAGATGTGTTTCCAACATGGTAAGTTAGACAAGCTCAGCTATGTTTTTGAAACACCAACTTTACAATAAAAATGCTTTGCTTTGgagaaatgatgaaaaataatagTGAAGAAAAAAACGGAAGGGGTCTTATAGAGTTTATCACAAATCACACTGTTTAAATCAATGAAAACATGTCACATTTGCCTATGTGTCATCCTCTGTCTTGATGATATGGAAAAGGGTGACATTGAACAGCACCTGGTGGCCATTGTTCCAGGCATAGAGAGCTCGATCTCTTGCATTGTAGTCAAGCATGGATATGTGAAAGTATTGGTTATGGAAGGGAATGTCTGTGTACTCATATGTGGAGGTTTTGGTGGAATAGGAATAATACACCTTGGCTCCAGTTAAGTGGGAGTTGGTGACATACAGTGTCCCACAGATCATGAAAGATTCCCCTGCACTTCTCTTGGGGTAGCCAGTGCTCCAGCTCTTCATCACCTCCAAGGTATCTTGGTTAAGTTGGCTGATGACAATATTGCCTGCATTCTGGTTAGTTGCATACACAGCCCACAGCCCGATTTCATCAGCCATTAGGTCGATGTCAGAGAATCCACCCCATGTGTAGGGGTAAACATTATGAAAACCAGCATACTCCAGGCTTCGTTGGGCAAGCACTCTCCCCATATCAAAGCTGTATTTGATGATGATATTACTCTGATACTTGTTAAAATAGAGTGAGCCATTGTAGACAACATGGTTAGTTCCTGCCCACTTGAAAGGAAGGTTGTATGTCCTTGATTCAGCCCCACTGACAAAGTCTGCAATTGATTTGTATTCACGAACAATTTTATTGTTAGTATAACTGTCCATGTACCAGAcctgagaagaaggaaaaaaataaatggagtgACTAAATTCTGTACTTTTCTGATAACCCCAAAAGAAAGACAGTGAGAGTCAACACTTATTATAATTCTCAGGCTCTGGA
Protein-coding regions in this window:
- the OLFM3 gene encoding noelin-3 isoform 3 (isoform 3 is encoded by transcript variant 3), coding for MSQSIEVLNLRTQRDFQYVLKMETQMKGLKAKFRQIEDDRKTLMTKHFQELKEKMDELLPLIPVLEQYKTDAKLITQFKEEIRNLSAVLTGIQEEIGAYDYEELHQRVLSLETRLRDCMKKLTCGKLMKITGPVTVKTSGTRFGAWMTDPLASEKNNRVWYMDSYTNNKIVREYKSIADFVSGAESRTYNLPFKWAGTNHVVYNGSLYFNKYQSNIIIKYSFDMGRVLAQRSLEYAGFHNVYPYTWGGFSDIDLMADEIGLWAVYATNQNAGNIVISQLNQDTLEVMKSWSTGYPKRSAGESFMICGTLYVTNSHLTGAKVYYSYSTKTSTYEYTDIPFHNQYFHISMLDYNARDRALYAWNNGHQVLFNVTLFHIIKTEDDT